The Catenulispora sp. EB89 genome has a segment encoding these proteins:
- a CDS encoding sigma-70 family RNA polymerase sigma factor: protein MVDEDLLAERFQENRPRLRAVAYRMLGSLSESDDALQEAWLRASGADTDVVRNFQAWLTTIVGRVCLNMLRSRQQRAEDSLELHIPDPVVCAEDDSNPETVALTADSVGLAMMIVLDTLAPAERFAFVLHDMFAVPFEDIAEDLEKTPAAVRQLASRARRRVEGRAPVPDPDLAVQRTAVDAFFAAARNGDFEALVAVLHPDVVLRADGGVLRAGQSVTLSGAHTVASQAQLARTMAPYVQRVLINGTPGAFVVKDGKPISLMSFTVVDGKVASIQVILDPERLDEVALRLAA from the coding sequence ATGGTCGACGAGGATCTTCTCGCCGAGCGGTTCCAGGAGAACCGGCCCAGGTTGCGGGCCGTGGCCTACCGGATGCTGGGTTCCCTCAGCGAGTCCGATGACGCTCTTCAGGAAGCCTGGTTGCGGGCCAGTGGCGCCGACACCGACGTGGTGCGCAACTTCCAGGCGTGGCTGACCACGATCGTGGGGCGGGTCTGCCTGAACATGCTCCGCTCGCGGCAGCAGCGCGCAGAGGATTCTCTAGAACTCCATATCCCCGACCCCGTGGTCTGTGCGGAGGACGACAGCAATCCCGAGACCGTCGCCCTGACCGCGGACTCGGTCGGGCTGGCGATGATGATCGTGCTGGACACTCTCGCGCCTGCTGAGCGCTTTGCGTTCGTGCTGCATGACATGTTCGCGGTGCCGTTCGAGGACATCGCAGAGGATCTGGAGAAGACGCCCGCGGCGGTCCGCCAACTCGCCAGCCGCGCCCGCCGGCGCGTCGAGGGCCGGGCGCCGGTCCCCGACCCGGATCTGGCCGTACAGCGCACGGCCGTCGACGCGTTCTTCGCTGCCGCGCGGAACGGCGACTTCGAGGCGCTCGTGGCCGTCCTGCATCCCGATGTCGTGCTCCGTGCCGACGGCGGCGTGCTGCGGGCCGGCCAGTCCGTCACGCTGTCCGGGGCGCACACCGTCGCCTCGCAGGCGCAGCTGGCGCGGACCATGGCGCCGTACGTCCAGCGGGTGCTCATCAACGGCACGCCGGGCGCGTTCGTCGTCAAGGACGGCAAGCCGATCTCGCTCATGTCCTTCACCGTGGTCGACGGCAAGGTGGCGTCGATCCAGGTGATCCTCGACCCCGAGCGGCTCGACGAGGTCGCCCTGCGGCTCGCGGCCTGA
- a CDS encoding DUF5302 domain-containing protein produces the protein MDATAAGSQSEPGEPGGGPEVAPDADEQKRRFLEALEAKRGNGARGAGSGPGDSKIHSAHGRAGAKRQFRRKSGG, from the coding sequence ATGGACGCCACCGCGGCAGGATCGCAGTCGGAGCCCGGCGAGCCGGGGGGCGGGCCGGAGGTCGCTCCGGACGCCGACGAGCAGAAGCGGCGTTTTCTGGAGGCGTTGGAGGCCAAGCGGGGCAATGGGGCCCGCGGGGCCGGGAGTGGGCCGGGGGACTCGAAGATCCACTCCGCGCATGGGCGGGCCGGGGCCAAGCGGCAGTTCCGTCGCAAGAGCGGCGGGTGA
- a CDS encoding ArsR/SmtB family transcription factor encodes MNTEELLAKLGAVGHAQRLRIVAELYRSAQEGERLHVSELARRLGLSRALLYMHLERLETAGMVAGQLELSDDGKAMKYFELQPFTLTLDAETIAETVARDAEPAPDANTKGGKG; translated from the coding sequence CTGAACACCGAGGAACTGCTCGCGAAGCTGGGCGCCGTGGGCCACGCCCAGCGGCTGCGCATCGTCGCTGAGCTGTACCGCTCGGCTCAGGAAGGGGAGCGCCTGCACGTCAGCGAGCTCGCTCGCCGGCTGGGGCTGTCCCGGGCGCTGCTCTACATGCATCTGGAACGGCTCGAGACGGCCGGCATGGTGGCCGGCCAGCTCGAGCTCTCCGACGACGGCAAGGCCATGAAGTACTTCGAGCTCCAGCCGTTCACGCTGACGCTCGACGCGGAGACGATCGCCGAGACGGTGGCCCGGGACGCGGAACCCGCGCCGGACGCGAACACGAAGGGTGGAAAGGGATGA
- a CDS encoding threonine/serine exporter ThrE family protein produces the protein MQSHEHRTRIRAGAPGAPGLEERAVEPSSAARVIDLGLRIGELLLASGEGSEDVEVAMVGITEAYGLSGCETNVTFTVVTLSYQLSLTDTPLSLERVVRRRTVDYTSLAELHRLAVDISTDGMTLEEAYRRLAAIRRNKYPYPPWVIVGSLGAIAATAALLVGGGYLASLVAFGCAILGDWLYRQLAKTGLPSFYLLAVAAVPGAIAAIILDRLGVRINSSAVVVGGVFTVLPGRALVAAIQDGLTGFYITASARLLEVVFLVGALVTGITLVLKVGRQVGASFIVDEHLAPVRAEPLIALVAAALGVSFAVAVHTPRRILPFAAVGAAFSWAAATYPVQWGLSPVIATGLAAMIVGLIGYLVALRFRTSALPYVIPAVGPLLPGSAVYFAMLEITSGDSHRGINSLEDAISLGLAIGAGVSLGGELARIFTRMRGTKELVWRFRRDAAGQQEPGLPPQQG, from the coding sequence GTGCAATCCCACGAGCACCGCACCCGGATCCGCGCCGGCGCGCCCGGCGCCCCCGGCCTGGAGGAACGCGCCGTCGAGCCGTCCTCGGCGGCGCGCGTCATCGACCTGGGCCTGCGGATCGGCGAGCTGCTGCTGGCCAGCGGGGAGGGCAGCGAGGACGTCGAGGTCGCGATGGTCGGCATCACCGAGGCGTACGGGCTCTCGGGGTGCGAGACCAACGTCACCTTCACCGTCGTCACGCTGTCCTACCAGCTGAGCCTCACCGACACGCCGCTCTCGCTGGAGCGGGTGGTGCGGCGGCGGACCGTGGACTACACGAGCCTGGCCGAGCTGCACCGGCTCGCCGTGGACATCAGCACGGACGGGATGACGCTGGAGGAGGCGTACCGGCGGCTGGCGGCGATCCGCCGGAACAAGTACCCGTATCCGCCGTGGGTGATCGTCGGCAGCCTCGGGGCGATCGCTGCGACCGCGGCCCTGCTGGTCGGCGGCGGGTACCTGGCCAGCCTGGTGGCCTTCGGCTGCGCCATCCTCGGGGACTGGCTCTACAGACAGCTGGCGAAGACCGGCCTGCCGTCCTTCTACCTGTTGGCGGTGGCGGCGGTCCCGGGGGCGATCGCGGCGATCATCCTGGACCGGCTCGGGGTCCGCATCAACAGCTCCGCGGTGGTGGTCGGCGGGGTGTTCACGGTGTTGCCGGGGCGGGCGCTGGTCGCGGCGATCCAGGACGGGCTGACAGGCTTCTACATCACCGCCTCCGCACGGCTGCTGGAGGTGGTGTTCCTGGTCGGTGCCCTGGTCACCGGCATCACGCTGGTGCTCAAGGTGGGCCGCCAGGTCGGCGCGAGCTTCATCGTGGACGAGCACCTGGCGCCGGTCCGCGCCGAGCCCCTGATCGCCCTCGTCGCGGCGGCCCTGGGAGTGTCGTTCGCGGTAGCGGTGCACACTCCGCGGCGCATACTGCCGTTCGCCGCCGTCGGCGCGGCGTTCAGCTGGGCCGCCGCCACGTATCCGGTCCAGTGGGGCCTGTCCCCGGTGATCGCGACCGGACTGGCCGCGATGATCGTCGGCCTGATCGGCTACCTCGTCGCGCTCCGCTTCCGCACTTCGGCGCTGCCCTATGTGATTCCCGCCGTAGGGCCCCTGCTTCCCGGCTCCGCGGTGTACTTCGCCATGCTGGAGATCACCAGCGGCGACAGCCACCGCGGCATCAACTCCCTGGAGGACGCCATCTCCCTGGGCCTGGCCATCGGCGCCGGCGTGAGCCTCGGCGGCGAGCTGGCGCGCATCTTCACTCGGATGAGGGGCACCAAGGAGCTGGTCTGGCGCTTCCGCCGCGACGCGGCGGGGCAGCAGGAACCGGGACTGCCGCCCCAGCAAGGCTGA
- a CDS encoding universal stress protein, translating to MAGTLLIAYDGSADAKTALEYTARTFPGREAVVVTVWEPLMAQLGVAEAFVGAVATEDDEKVVEQSAEQVAEGGAKLAAEAGLKATARWESEGAQSVWQTIERVADELDADLIVTGSRGLTGLHSLLVGSVSTKVLRHAQRPVLVVPSAHLAKARSEAPEGESANA from the coding sequence ATGGCCGGCACCCTTCTCATCGCGTACGACGGCTCCGCCGACGCCAAGACCGCCCTGGAGTACACGGCCCGGACGTTCCCCGGCCGCGAGGCCGTCGTGGTGACCGTCTGGGAGCCGCTGATGGCCCAGCTGGGCGTCGCCGAGGCCTTCGTCGGGGCGGTCGCCACTGAGGATGACGAGAAGGTCGTGGAGCAGAGCGCCGAGCAGGTCGCCGAGGGCGGCGCCAAGCTCGCCGCCGAGGCCGGCCTGAAGGCCACCGCCCGCTGGGAGTCCGAGGGCGCGCAGTCGGTGTGGCAGACCATCGAGCGCGTGGCCGACGAGCTCGACGCCGACCTGATCGTGACCGGCTCCCGCGGCCTGACCGGTCTGCACTCGCTGCTGGTCGGCAGCGTGTCCACGAAGGTCCTGCGGCACGCGCAGCGCCCGGTGCTCGTCGTCCCCTCGGCGCACCTGGCCAAGGCTCGCAGCGAGGCTCCCGAGGGCGAGTCCGCCAACGCCTGA
- a CDS encoding rhomboid-like protein, which translates to MSAARVRVLMPRLLRNPALWYVVSLTVAAVVEDRISTDQLRRLMDWCSTNLANIRPAGHPVEAFVASAFIPQESAGVWPFFALSLFSVVAALGARRTVFLLAGVHIGVSMATEGLVWLRIHQGTLPGSEAHMWDTGPSYLVVTALTVAITTARPLWLRVVWAVCLAGATPSLLQGIDHADYTAIGHVLSFSIGVVAVLRMRRAHDAVDLEVVPEPVTVPATPQ; encoded by the coding sequence TTGTCCGCCGCCCGGGTCCGCGTCCTCATGCCGCGGCTACTGCGCAATCCCGCGCTTTGGTACGTGGTGTCGCTGACGGTCGCCGCCGTGGTCGAGGACAGGATCTCGACCGACCAGCTGCGGCGGCTGATGGACTGGTGCTCGACGAACCTGGCGAACATCCGGCCCGCCGGGCATCCGGTGGAGGCGTTCGTGGCGTCCGCCTTCATACCGCAGGAGTCGGCGGGGGTGTGGCCGTTCTTCGCGCTGTCGCTGTTCAGCGTGGTCGCCGCGTTGGGCGCGCGGAGGACCGTCTTCCTGCTGGCCGGCGTGCACATAGGCGTGAGCATGGCGACCGAGGGTCTGGTGTGGCTGCGGATCCATCAGGGGACGCTTCCCGGGTCCGAGGCTCACATGTGGGACACCGGTCCGTCGTATCTGGTGGTCACCGCTCTGACAGTCGCCATCACCACGGCCCGGCCGCTGTGGCTGCGGGTGGTGTGGGCCGTCTGCCTGGCCGGGGCGACGCCGAGCCTGCTGCAGGGCATCGACCACGCTGACTACACCGCCATTGGGCACGTGCTGTCGTTCTCTATAGGGGTCGTCGCAGTGCTGCGTATGCGCCGTGCACACGACGCTGTAGACCTTGAGGTGGTACCGGAGCCGGTCACCGTGCCAGCCACTCCCCAATAG
- a CDS encoding RNA polymerase sigma factor, with amino-acid sequence MTTMVLSAPECHNQSGTIDVAELYARHRLPLTRLAVLLLGDTASAEDAVQEVFVKLWSRPDLLKSVAAPSSYLRTAVVNRARSVQRRRKLEREYAVLDTVDVEPAEITALVPLEHREVMEAVKALPTRQREVLVLRYWGDLSETEIARTLGVTRGTVKSTASRGMRAVTARLRAGNA; translated from the coding sequence ATGACCACGATGGTTCTGTCCGCCCCGGAATGCCACAACCAAAGCGGCACCATTGATGTCGCCGAACTCTACGCCCGACACCGGCTGCCGCTGACCCGGCTGGCGGTGCTCCTGCTCGGCGACACGGCGAGCGCCGAAGACGCCGTGCAAGAGGTGTTCGTCAAGCTCTGGTCCCGCCCCGACCTGCTCAAGAGCGTCGCGGCGCCGTCCTCGTATCTTCGTACCGCCGTGGTGAACCGCGCGCGGTCGGTCCAGCGCCGGCGCAAGCTCGAACGCGAATACGCCGTGCTGGACACCGTCGACGTGGAACCCGCCGAGATCACGGCGCTGGTGCCGCTGGAGCACCGTGAGGTGATGGAGGCCGTCAAGGCGCTCCCCACGCGTCAGCGGGAGGTACTGGTGCTCCGCTACTGGGGCGACCTCTCGGAGACGGAGATCGCGCGCACGCTGGGTGTCACCCGCGGAACGGTGAAGTCCACCGCGAGCCGCGGGATGCGCGCGGTCACGGCACGGCTAAGGGCCGGCAACGCATAG
- a CDS encoding sensor domain-containing protein has translation MNTEDMASLYGTPIWTRLRMYRNPIRMLFSAGVWASAWYLLSSMILCIVLFSVVTSITITSAALVIIWAGLPLLIGSAYFIRGCVVMERGRARAVIPEGLPAMTPVASAEGFFPTLKAVWKDRITQRGLAHFTLLAIPLLVLDAVVWTIWVAFLGAISVPIWYRYIPQTFDGQQMHGLAFGYFPHGPHHKGAIGYFVDSDLSAAVAAVIGLVLLLAWNYVLVATARVHASTVRSVVAGRDPMAAARRVLDNPGPLSSPTTI, from the coding sequence ATGAACACCGAAGACATGGCTTCTCTGTACGGCACTCCTATATGGACGCGCCTACGGATGTACCGCAATCCGATCCGCATGTTGTTCTCAGCGGGAGTCTGGGCGTCGGCCTGGTACCTGCTCAGCTCGATGATCCTCTGCATCGTCCTGTTCTCCGTCGTCACCAGCATCACCATCACGTCCGCGGCACTGGTGATCATCTGGGCCGGCCTGCCGCTGCTGATCGGCAGCGCGTACTTCATCCGGGGGTGTGTGGTGATGGAGCGCGGCCGGGCCCGCGCCGTGATCCCCGAAGGACTGCCCGCGATGACTCCGGTGGCGTCCGCGGAGGGCTTCTTCCCGACGCTGAAGGCGGTGTGGAAGGACCGGATCACGCAGCGGGGTCTGGCGCACTTCACGCTGCTGGCCATCCCGTTGCTCGTCCTGGACGCGGTCGTCTGGACGATCTGGGTGGCCTTCCTGGGGGCCATCAGCGTCCCGATCTGGTACCGCTACATCCCCCAGACCTTCGACGGTCAGCAGATGCACGGGCTGGCCTTCGGCTACTTCCCGCACGGCCCGCACCACAAAGGGGCGATCGGCTACTTCGTCGACAGTGACCTGTCCGCGGCTGTTGCAGCAGTCATCGGCCTCGTCCTTCTGCTCGCCTGGAACTACGTCCTGGTAGCCACCGCTCGGGTGCACGCGAGCACCGTGCGAAGCGTGGTCGCCGGACGCGACCCGATGGCCGCGGCGCGCCGGGTGCTGGACAACCCGGGACCTCTGAGCTCGCCGACCACTATCTGA
- a CDS encoding MMPL family transporter, translating to MSTLTARPPVVERVAGWSARHRKTTVFGWLILIIAAVVIGGMASGAKKTAYDPGEAGRAERALDVSGISQESESVLVQSRSGASFASDADFRSGIADVAAALRGIPGSAADVRSPLDSAAETKALVSKDGRSAMVTFVIAGKKDDADTTVAKPLATVAQVQAAHPGLRVEEAGAASVDKTVNDIVATGFQRAEFSSVPVTLILLLIVFGALVAASIPLLLALTAVAAAISLMAVPGRWLPIGDSTSSVVLLIGMAVGVDYSLFYIRREREERALGRSPREALRIAARTSGRSIVVSGLTVMACLGGLFFTRMDAFSGWSVGTILVVGMAMLGSVTVVPAMLSWLGDKIDKGRVPILGKRRTVARESRFWNFLVRHVVKRPLLWGVPALLALLALAVPGAGLKAKDAGAVDITHGKPISQTLERMQTAFPGGPAPAILVVHGDPQVLKGSEFTGAVAAMERMLPNGAQVSTQTSVDGHYQALSIPLAGDGADSASTAALKHLRSDVLPATLGHVSGIDYNVGGQSASQTDFGDQLHSTTPLVIGFVVLLAFVLMVAAFRSLAIPLTAITVNLLSVGASYGVVKWIFQDGHLEKQLGFQSYGAVISWLPLFMFVILFGLSMDYHEFVLSRIRELRMRGVPTKQAVVKGVSSSSGVVSSAAMIMVAVFSLFAFMPFAPMKMVGIGMSVAVAIDATLVRGLLVPAVMSLLGERNWKLPRGLQWIPGLALEKSEAPAPARTYGRHEVPIG from the coding sequence ATGTCCACGCTAACAGCACGCCCGCCTGTGGTGGAACGGGTGGCGGGCTGGAGTGCCCGCCACCGCAAGACGACGGTCTTCGGCTGGTTGATCCTGATCATCGCCGCGGTGGTGATCGGCGGAATGGCCTCCGGCGCTAAGAAGACCGCCTACGACCCCGGTGAGGCGGGACGCGCAGAGCGTGCCCTCGACGTCTCCGGGATCTCCCAGGAGTCGGAGAGCGTTCTCGTGCAGAGCCGGTCCGGGGCGTCCTTCGCCTCGGACGCGGACTTCCGCAGCGGAATCGCGGACGTCGCCGCCGCACTCCGCGGGATTCCGGGCTCCGCAGCCGATGTCCGTTCCCCTCTGGACAGCGCCGCGGAGACCAAGGCTCTGGTCTCCAAGGACGGACGCTCCGCGATGGTGACGTTCGTAATCGCCGGCAAGAAGGACGACGCCGACACCACGGTCGCCAAGCCGCTGGCGACGGTCGCACAGGTCCAGGCCGCGCACCCCGGGCTCCGGGTCGAGGAGGCCGGCGCGGCATCGGTCGACAAGACGGTCAACGACATCGTCGCCACCGGCTTCCAGCGCGCGGAGTTCAGCTCGGTGCCGGTCACCCTGATCCTGCTGCTGATCGTGTTCGGCGCGCTGGTCGCCGCCTCGATCCCGCTGCTGCTGGCGCTGACGGCGGTGGCCGCGGCGATCAGCCTGATGGCCGTCCCGGGCCGCTGGCTGCCGATCGGGGACAGCACCTCCTCGGTGGTGCTGCTGATCGGCATGGCGGTCGGCGTCGACTACTCCCTGTTCTACATCCGCCGCGAACGCGAGGAACGCGCCCTGGGCCGGTCGCCGCGCGAGGCGCTGCGGATCGCGGCCCGCACCTCGGGCCGGTCCATCGTGGTCTCCGGTCTGACCGTGATGGCCTGCCTCGGCGGCCTGTTCTTCACCCGGATGGACGCCTTCTCCGGCTGGTCGGTCGGCACCATCCTGGTGGTCGGCATGGCGATGCTGGGCTCGGTCACCGTGGTCCCGGCGATGCTGTCCTGGCTCGGCGACAAGATCGACAAGGGTCGGGTCCCGATCCTTGGCAAGCGCCGGACCGTGGCCCGCGAGTCGCGGTTCTGGAACTTCCTGGTGCGGCACGTCGTGAAGCGCCCGCTGCTGTGGGGCGTCCCCGCGCTCCTGGCCCTGCTCGCGCTGGCGGTGCCCGGCGCCGGGCTGAAGGCCAAGGACGCGGGAGCCGTCGACATCACCCACGGCAAGCCGATCAGCCAGACGCTGGAGCGCATGCAGACCGCGTTCCCCGGCGGCCCGGCTCCGGCGATCCTCGTGGTGCACGGCGACCCGCAGGTGCTGAAGGGCTCTGAGTTCACCGGCGCGGTCGCCGCCATGGAGCGCATGCTCCCGAACGGTGCGCAGGTGTCCACGCAGACCAGCGTTGACGGCCACTACCAGGCGCTCTCCATCCCGCTCGCGGGCGACGGAGCGGACAGCGCCTCGACGGCGGCGTTGAAGCACCTGCGCTCCGATGTGCTGCCGGCCACCCTCGGCCACGTCTCCGGCATCGACTACAACGTCGGCGGCCAGTCGGCGAGCCAGACCGACTTCGGCGACCAGCTGCACAGCACGACCCCGCTCGTCATCGGCTTCGTGGTGCTGCTCGCCTTCGTACTGATGGTCGCGGCCTTCCGCTCGCTGGCGATCCCGTTGACCGCGATCACGGTGAACCTGCTGTCGGTCGGCGCGTCCTACGGCGTGGTGAAGTGGATCTTCCAGGACGGGCACCTGGAGAAGCAGCTCGGCTTCCAGTCCTACGGCGCCGTGATCTCCTGGCTCCCGCTCTTCATGTTCGTGATCCTGTTCGGGCTCTCGATGGACTACCACGAGTTCGTCCTCAGCCGGATCCGCGAACTGCGGATGCGCGGCGTGCCGACCAAGCAGGCCGTGGTCAAGGGCGTCAGCTCGTCCTCGGGCGTGGTGAGCAGTGCGGCGATGATCATGGTCGCGGTGTTCTCACTGTTCGCCTTCATGCCGTTCGCGCCGATGAAGATGGTCGGCATCGGCATGAGCGTCGCGGTCGCGATCGACGCCACCCTGGTGCGTGGGCTGCTGGTCCCGGCGGTCATGAGTCTGCTCGGCGAGCGGAACTGGAAGCTGCCGCGCGGGCTGCAGTGGATCCCGGGCCTGGCTCTGGAGAAGTCGGAGGCACCGGCGCCGGCCCGGACGTATGGCCGGCACGAAGTGCCGATCGGTTAG
- a CDS encoding PQQ-binding-like beta-propeller repeat protein: MTRPLRSTDPARIGPYELTGRIGGGGMGDVFLGRSPGGRLAAVKVVRDLLADDPRFRERFRREVAAARSVSGAYTAAVLDADPDAERPWLATAYIDGPSLLSRVADGGPLGAQETRALGAGLAEALRDIHRVGLVHRDLKPGNVLLAADGPRLIDFGIIRAEDGEGLTETGYVLGSAGFMAPEQAAGGAADAAADIYALGAVLTYAATGHGPFGDGPTPGVLLRQASGERDISGVPEGLRDVVSRCLDTLPTARPTTDSLLELLGGNGNGKDEKRTAQTKRPAKTESKTKTKTKTNTRELDDLLLAASSGTQNAEIATTPTTLMRAQPGKGAKNAKDRKDRDAAKNTPTRRKFLYFGLAGAAVAAFSAGVAKMPHGDAKTTGAETSDPGSNPPSGLPTTVSNGSLGGPLKNPLWSHTGVYADFLALSGNTLLVQGTTLTAFDTAAGTQRWTVPTGTYAQLNDGVFPATADTAYETAAAGSDLVAVTVADGRPAWSVPGPANWLTRGLIGASSDMVVGWSYIDANQPANDGLWGVDPRTHQLRWQTQIGAVDRVPYYSAGTGLVLLSQPHDSKLTAYDAKTGAQAWTAQDTSPATDPAFATDITSHGTSIYWATNRLYAFDANGRALWPVGVTESDGGSFHAVIADDNTVFAASSVTLGNSVIAAYRASDGGPLWRSTWPKSYLDPSLECQLALGGGVLYAADRVNGTLVALDAKTGKTLWQFHDPAAAGSNTSWQIVANDTYVFAGYGTTVHGFKAD; this comes from the coding sequence ATGACGCGTCCTTTGCGTTCCACCGATCCCGCGCGTATTGGCCCCTATGAGCTGACCGGACGGATCGGGGGCGGGGGCATGGGCGACGTGTTCCTCGGACGGTCGCCGGGCGGGCGGTTGGCGGCCGTGAAGGTGGTGCGGGATCTGCTGGCCGATGATCCGCGGTTCCGGGAGCGGTTCCGGCGGGAGGTGGCTGCCGCGCGGTCGGTGAGCGGTGCCTATACGGCGGCCGTACTGGATGCCGATCCCGATGCCGAGCGTCCCTGGCTGGCGACCGCGTACATCGACGGGCCGTCGTTGCTCTCCCGGGTCGCCGATGGCGGGCCGTTGGGTGCGCAGGAGACGCGGGCTCTGGGTGCGGGGCTGGCGGAGGCGCTGCGCGACATCCACCGCGTCGGGCTGGTGCACCGCGACCTGAAGCCCGGCAACGTCCTGTTGGCGGCGGACGGGCCGCGCCTGATCGACTTCGGCATCATCCGCGCGGAGGACGGCGAGGGCCTCACCGAGACCGGCTACGTGCTCGGCAGCGCCGGCTTCATGGCGCCCGAGCAGGCGGCCGGCGGTGCCGCGGACGCGGCGGCCGACATCTACGCGCTCGGCGCCGTCCTGACCTACGCGGCGACCGGGCACGGACCGTTCGGCGACGGCCCGACGCCGGGAGTGCTGCTCCGCCAGGCGTCCGGGGAGCGCGACATCTCAGGGGTTCCCGAAGGGCTGCGCGACGTCGTGTCCCGTTGTCTGGACACGCTCCCTACGGCCCGCCCTACTACGGACTCTCTCCTAGAGCTCCTGGGCGGGAACGGGAACGGGAAGGACGAGAAGCGCACGGCGCAGACCAAGCGCCCCGCGAAGACAGAGAGCAAGACAAAGACAAAGACGAAGACCAATACCCGGGAGCTGGACGACCTCCTCCTGGCCGCGTCGTCGGGCACCCAGAACGCTGAGATCGCGACCACGCCGACGACCCTCATGCGCGCCCAGCCGGGCAAAGGTGCGAAGAACGCTAAGGACCGCAAGGACCGCGACGCTGCCAAGAACACCCCGACCCGCCGAAAGTTTCTCTACTTCGGCCTGGCGGGCGCAGCGGTAGCCGCGTTCAGCGCCGGTGTCGCCAAAATGCCCCACGGCGACGCCAAGACGACCGGCGCCGAGACCAGCGACCCCGGCTCGAACCCCCCGTCCGGCCTGCCCACCACCGTCAGCAACGGCAGCCTCGGCGGCCCCCTGAAGAACCCCCTGTGGTCCCACACCGGCGTCTACGCCGACTTCCTCGCCCTGTCCGGAAACACCCTTCTGGTCCAGGGCACGACCCTCACCGCCTTCGACACCGCCGCCGGCACCCAGCGCTGGACCGTCCCCACCGGGACCTACGCGCAGCTCAACGACGGCGTCTTCCCCGCCACCGCGGACACCGCGTACGAGACCGCGGCCGCCGGCAGCGACCTGGTCGCGGTCACCGTCGCGGACGGCCGCCCGGCCTGGAGCGTGCCCGGACCGGCCAACTGGTTGACGCGCGGCCTCATCGGGGCCTCATCGGACATGGTCGTGGGCTGGTCCTACATCGACGCCAACCAGCCCGCCAACGACGGCCTGTGGGGAGTCGACCCGCGGACGCACCAGCTGCGGTGGCAGACGCAGATCGGCGCCGTGGACCGCGTGCCCTACTACAGCGCCGGAACCGGCCTCGTCCTGTTGTCGCAGCCGCACGACAGCAAGCTGACGGCCTACGACGCCAAGACCGGCGCCCAAGCGTGGACCGCCCAGGACACCTCCCCGGCGACCGATCCCGCGTTCGCCACCGACATCACCAGCCATGGCACGTCCATCTACTGGGCCACCAACCGCCTCTACGCCTTCGACGCGAACGGCCGTGCCCTGTGGCCGGTGGGCGTCACCGAGAGCGACGGCGGCTCGTTCCACGCGGTCATCGCGGACGACAACACCGTCTTCGCGGCATCGAGCGTTACGTTGGGCAACAGTGTGATCGCCGCCTATAGGGCCTCCGACGGAGGACCTCTATGGCGATCCACGTGGCCGAAGTCCTATCTGGATCCGAGCTTGGAATGCCAGCTGGCGCTCGGCGGGGGAGTTCTCTACGCCGCCGACCGTGTGAACGGCACCTTGGTCGCACTGGACGCCAAGACAGGCAAGACCCTCTGGCAGTTCCACGATCCGGCAGCTGCCGGATCGAACACCAGCTGGCAGATCGTCGCGAACGACACCTACGTCTTCGCCGGCTACGGCACCACCGTGCACGGGTTCAAGGCGGACTGA